ACCGCGCAGAAGGCCAGCGGGTCCTCGCCCAGCATCACCGCATCGACCGCCGCCACGCCGGCGCCGGCGGCATGCACGGCGGCACTGGCCGAGCCGGGCGAGGTCCAGGTGTCCATGTCCAGCTGGCGCAGCGGCACGGTCTGCGGCTGCAGCACGAAGTCCAGCAGGGCGCTGTCGTGGACCCGGGTCAGCTCGCCGAACTTGGCCGGCGGCGCCTCGCGCCAGTCCAGCTGGCCGGGGAACGCGGCATGCAGGGCATCCAGCACATGCTGCAGGCGTTGCGGGCACTCCGGGTGGCCGGGGCCGGGGGCGTGCAGCAGGCAGGACGGATGGGTGTAGACCAGCATCGTGCCGACTCAGCGCTGGCGCTGCTGTGGCTGCCACAGCGCCTCGCCCTGGCCGTCGGCACGGGCCAGGACCCGGGCCAGCACGAACAGCAGGTCCGACAGCCGGTTGAGGTACTGCAGCGCTTCGCTGCGCACGGGCTCAAGGCGGGCCAGGGTGACGGTCTCGCGCTCGGCGCGGCGGACGATGGTACGGGCCAGGTGGCAGCGTGCAGCGGCCTCGCCCCCGGCCGGCAGGATGAACTCCTTCAGCCTCGGCAGGCTGGCGTTGTAATGGTCCAGCTGCTGCTCCAGCGCCGAGACATCAGCGGCGTGGATCGCCGCATGGCCGGGGATGCACAGCTCGGCACCGAGGTCGAACAACTGGTGCTGCAGGTGTACGACCAGCGCGCGTACGTCCTCCGGCAGCGGTGCCGCAAGCAGCAGGCCGAGCGCGGCGTTGGCCTCGTCGACGGTGCCGTAGGACGCCACGCGGGCGTCATCCTTGGCGACGCGCTGGCCGTCACCAAGGCCGGTACTGCCGTCGTCGCCGGTGCGGGTGTAGATGCGCGAGAGGCGATGACCCATGGCGCGGCTCAGTGCCGGATGTCGCGGCGGGCCTGCTGGAGCTTCAGCACCTGCTCCACGGCCAGCTGCAGCGCGGCGGCCAGCGCCACGTAGATGGCCGTGGTGCGCAGGTAGGGGCCGAACCACTGTGCATAGTTCTGCGCCCAGCCGGCCAGGGTCGGCTCGGCCACGTTGCGGGTGGTCCAGTAGAAACCGCCCTGCGCCAGCAGGTGGCAGACCGCCACCGAGGCGACCAGCAGCAGCGCGCCCTTGGCCAGCACCGGCCAGCGCGCGCTCTGGTAGTTGCGGCCCAGCAGCATGCCACCGGCCCACAGCGAGAAATAGGCTGGCAGCAGCATCCAGTAGCCCGGCGACACGCAGTAGTGCTGCCAGAAGTCCAGGCCGCTGCTGCGGATCACGATCCAGTCCACCAGCACCGCGAACACCATCAGCAGCGGGAACGCCCAGCGCGTCCAGCGCGCAAGGTAAAAGCCGCCGATGAAGAACACCGCCCACGAGGCATCGGGGATGGCCGCGAAGTGGTTGACCCGGGTCGCTGCCAGCACCAGAACGAGCACGGACAGGACGAAGGCGCGGTTGGCAGTGTCGGACATGGTGGCGGGCCCGGAGCGGATTCAGGTTTCATTCTAGCCCGCCGCGCGACTTGGCGCAGAGCCGGCCGTTCGGCGTACAGACGGGGCGAGCGCGTATCATGAACGCATGAGTGAACGACATGACGTGCTGATCGTCGGTGGTGGCCTGGTC
This genomic interval from Stenotrophomonas sp. 57 contains the following:
- a CDS encoding cob(I)yrinic acid a,c-diamide adenosyltransferase → MGHRLSRIYTRTGDDGSTGLGDGQRVAKDDARVASYGTVDEANAALGLLLAAPLPEDVRALVVHLQHQLFDLGAELCIPGHAAIHAADVSALEQQLDHYNASLPRLKEFILPAGGEAAARCHLARTIVRRAERETVTLARLEPVRSEALQYLNRLSDLLFVLARVLARADGQGEALWQPQQRQR